Proteins encoded within one genomic window of Anastrepha ludens isolate Willacy chromosome 4, idAnaLude1.1, whole genome shotgun sequence:
- the LOC128861573 gene encoding odorant receptor 59a-like, translating into MAFEEKPKNVKELFRTHWIVWKWLGQVPNPKYPKLYRVYAILLNICFSIGYPLHLQLGLLNLLKLEDVFLNLTISVPVTVCSLKYLNIWRNLDKIRHLEKMFNILYTRINTPDEWKYYREVTIPNALKVLHLFYFICLGTAVTSELTLLVMGFTYDWRLMYPAYFPFDPYASTGKYVTAHMFQIFGLLLQLAENLVSDTYGGMCLALLAGHAHLLGKRVARIGYDKNKSTEENNRELLDFITDHNMLFDCHRSIGEIIGAGMFIQIISASLIMGVVIIYMVFYVSNAFEYIYYGIYLFGCIMEIFPTCYFGTYFEIEFDKLTYMLFSCNWMDQSRVFKKNLGICLEQSLKKRIFRVGGMFRISLNIFFATCKGAYSLLAVALSMK; encoded by the exons ATGGCATTCGAAGAAAAACCGAAAAATGTTAAAGAACTATTTCGCACTCATTGGATAGTTTGGAAATGGCTGGGTCAGGTGCCCAATCCGAAGTATCCGAAACTCTATAGAGTTTATGCGATACTCTTGAATATTTGCTTCAGCATCGGTTATCCGCTACATTTGCAGCTTGGCCTGCTAAACTTGTTAAAGTTGGAGGACGTATTCCTAAATCTCACCATAAGTGTGCCAGTTACAGTTTGctcgttaaaatatttaaatatttggcgAAACTTAGATAAAATACGtcatttggaaaaaatgttcaatatacTATATACGCGCATAAATACACCCGACGAATGGAAATATTATCGAGAAGTCACCATACCGAACGCATTAAAAGTTTTGCACTTGTTCTATTTCATTTGCCTGGGAACAGCTGTAACCTCAGAGTTGACGCTTTTGGTAATGGGTTTCACTTATGATTGGCGCTTAATGTATCCTGCCTATTTCCCCTTCGATCCATACGCATCGACCGGCAAATATGTGACGGCACATATGTTTCAAATATTCGGTTTGTTGTTGCAGCTTGCAGAGAATCTTGTCAGCGACACGTACGGCGGCATGTGTCTGGCCCTGCTGGCTGGACATGCCCATCTATTGGGGAAGCGTGTTGCACGAATTGGTTATGATAAGAATAAATCGACAGAGGAGAATAATCGCGAACTGTTAGATTTTATCACGGATCATAATATGTTATttga CTGTCATCGCTCAATTGGCGAAATTATTGGTGCCGGCATgtttattcaaataatttcaGCAAGTCTTATTATGGGCGTGGTCATCATCTACATGGTTTTTTATGTGAGTAACGCCTTTGAGTACATCTACTATGGCATCTATTTGTTCGGCTGTATAATGGAAATATTTCCCACCTGCTACTTTGGTACTTACTTCGAAATCGAATTCGACAAATTAACCTATATGCTATTTTCCTGCAACTGGATGGATCAGAGTCGTGTGTTTAAAAAGAATCTGGGCATTTGCCTAGAACAATCGTTGAAGAAGCGTATTTTTCGTGTCGGTGGCATGTTTCGTATTAGTTTGAATATCTTCTTCGCAACTTGCAAAGGGGCTTATTCGCTTTTGGCAGTCGCATTAAGCATGAAATAA